A single window of Plasmodium reichenowi strain SY57 chromosome 12, whole genome shotgun sequence DNA harbors:
- a CDS encoding mitochondrial ribosomal protein S18 precursor, putative, translating to MIVLLRRNNLKNTLNLFPLGCNNKLVFMRGYINEQPKGPIENTTNDNNEKMLLNKSLEDVKVSKENSCNALFDECLEELYRMKKKVDKESVEYDNSPVIEELNREELKITRNIFERINKKKKHVSNLSYKDIYIDPYWNPFKDIDNLKQEILYEFNEYSKMASIVELKKQRRAIKKSLKEQYKLYNPYSEEYKKHFNLHMDNDVKEQQMECHDKDEKYWNPSFNKRKILNIKSPFIWRYTHLLHHFIGENGLILPRKINMTTRKQQIQIFKSICIARRMALYPYDKKPEKDDLIPLMDPLQFLLDELIHRYIQLNDLRAQAIIKVMINRYPSLNYYKYFFYESKKEKDKNEKTKTPQNEQEENVSQKKEPFSQMLQKYKKNYYENFYKY from the coding sequence ATGATTGTTTTGTTaagaagaaataatttaaaaaacaCATTGAACCTATTTCCCCTGGgttgtaataataaactTGTATTTATGAGAGGGTACATAAATGAACAGCCAAAGGGACCTATAGAAAATACAAcgaatgataataatgaaaaaatgttattaaataaaagcTTAGAAGATGTGAAAGTTTCCAAGGAAAATTCTTGCAATGCTTTATTTGATGAATGCTTAGAAGAATTATAtagaatgaaaaaaaaagttgATAAGGAAAGTGTAGAATATGATAACTCTCCTGTTATTGAAGAATTAAATAGGgaagaattaaaaataacaagaaatatttttgaaagaattaataagaaaaagaaacatGTTTCTAATTTAAGttataaagatatatacaTTGATCCATATTGGAATCCATTCAAAGATATAGATAATTTAAAACAAgaaattttatatgaatttaaTGAATATTCAAAAATGGCAAGTATTGttgaattaaaaaaacaaagaagagctataaaaaaatcattaaaggaacaatataaattatataatccTTATTCAGAAGAATATAAGaaacattttaatttacATATGGATAATGATGTAAAAGAACAACAAATGGAATGTCATGATaaagatgaaaaatattggaatccatcatttaataaaagaaaaatattaaatataaaaagtcCATTTATATGGAGATATACACATTTATTACATCATTTTATAGGAGAAAATGGTTTAATATTACCtagaaaaattaatatgACAACAAGAAAACAacaaatacaaatatttaaatCAATATGTATAGCTAGAAGAATGGCTTTATATccatatgataaaaaacCTGAAAAGGATGATCTCATTCCTTTAATGGACCCCttacaatttttattagATGAATTAATTCATAGatatatacaattaaaTGATTTAAGAGCACAGGCAATCATAAAAGTTATGATAAATAGATATCCTTCTCTtaattattacaaatattttttctatgAATCAAAGAAAGAgaaagataaaaatgaaaagacAAAGACTCCACAGAATGAACAAGAAGAAAATGTAAGCCAAAAAAAGGAACCCTTCTCACAAATGTTACAAAAgtataagaaaaattactatgaaaatttttataaatattga